Proteins encoded by one window of Bacteroidota bacterium:
- a CDS encoding NAD(P)H-binding protein, which yields MNIKKVCIIGASGKLGRYMVQHALDRGYEVVGVCREKSVAKLDKFKERITIIPGATNKREVIKKAVAGCDGVLTVLVPWGRQQYATGTAQAVLDFARPGARLIFSCGWHITRDGLDKFSNILKLQERAARWIGTLTRLLDIDDQIEACRRIFASESKWTIVRGSDLEEGESQGLPVWSKHVGDSVLESNLTRRVDFALFMVAALENDALIHEAPAIVGCQTPSALAFKSSP from the coding sequence ATGAACATCAAAAAAGTCTGCATCATCGGCGCATCAGGCAAGTTGGGCCGGTACATGGTACAACACGCCCTCGACCGGGGATACGAAGTTGTTGGCGTTTGCCGGGAAAAGAGCGTTGCAAAACTCGACAAGTTCAAAGAACGTATCACCATCATTCCGGGGGCGACGAACAAACGTGAAGTTATCAAGAAAGCTGTCGCCGGCTGCGATGGCGTTCTGACTGTTCTGGTCCCGTGGGGTCGGCAGCAGTACGCAACCGGAACAGCACAGGCGGTTCTCGACTTTGCAAGGCCGGGTGCCCGGCTGATCTTCTCCTGCGGATGGCACATCACACGGGATGGACTGGATAAATTTTCAAACATACTCAAGTTGCAAGAGCGTGCCGCCCGTTGGATAGGCACTCTCACCAGGCTGCTTGACATTGACGATCAAATCGAAGCATGCCGCAGGATTTTTGCAAGCGAATCGAAATGGACTATCGTTCGGGGAAGCGATCTTGAAGAAGGGGAGAGTCAAGGCCTGCCGGTCTGGAGCAAACATGTCGGCGATTCCGTACTCGAAAGCAACCTCACGCGCCGTGTGGACTTTGCGCTCTTCATGGTTGCGGCGCTTGAAAATGATGCACTGATTCATGAAGCTCCGGCAATTGTCGGGTGTCAAACTCCGTCAGCGTTGGCGTTCAAATCATCACCCTAA
- a CDS encoding nuclear transport factor 2 family protein has translation MPPSQSLKESAAGFLTLVAAGKVREAYDRYIGPGFRHHNPYFRGDADSLREAMQANALESPDKILEVQFALQDGDRVAIFSRIRQHPEDRGAAVVHIFRFEAERIVEAWDIVQAVPEKSPNEHGMF, from the coding sequence ATGCCGCCGTCCCAGTCCTTGAAAGAATCCGCCGCCGGTTTCCTCACACTTGTTGCCGCAGGCAAAGTCCGGGAAGCTTACGACCGTTACATCGGGCCGGGGTTCCGTCACCACAATCCCTACTTCCGTGGTGACGCCGATTCATTGCGGGAAGCGATGCAGGCAAATGCGTTGGAGAGTCCCGACAAAATTCTTGAGGTTCAGTTTGCCCTGCAGGACGGTGATAGAGTGGCGATCTTTTCACGCATCAGGCAACACCCTGAAGACCGGGGCGCTGCTGTTGTACATATTTTCCGCTTTGAGGCGGAGCGGATTGTCGAGGCGTGGGATATCGTGCAAGCAGTTCCTGAAAAATCGCCGAACGAACATGGTATGTTTTAG
- a CDS encoding biotin transporter BioY gives MSTNAILTKPAVATSVLSQTLWITAFAAATALGARVEIPNVPVPYTLQTLFVLLAGAFLGARNGALSMMLYLAVGALGAPVFSLGGFGFAKLLGPTGGYLIAFPVAAALVGYLVQQFRSYPAVLASMFAGLLVIFTSGTIHLYAFYIKDLSTAFTSGFLIFSWWDVLKLFAASTIYFEVAKRWRKLG, from the coding sequence ATGAGTACAAACGCGATCCTGACGAAACCGGCAGTTGCAACAAGCGTACTTTCGCAAACGCTCTGGATAACGGCATTTGCCGCAGCGACGGCGCTCGGCGCCCGTGTGGAAATTCCCAACGTTCCCGTACCGTACACACTGCAAACGTTGTTCGTGCTTCTCGCAGGGGCGTTTTTGGGGGCACGAAACGGTGCGCTCAGCATGATGCTCTATCTTGCCGTCGGGGCGCTTGGCGCGCCGGTATTCTCGCTCGGCGGATTCGGGTTTGCGAAACTGCTCGGACCTACCGGCGGCTACTTGATTGCCTTTCCCGTGGCGGCGGCACTTGTCGGGTATCTCGTGCAACAGTTCAGAAGCTACCCGGCGGTTCTCGCTTCGATGTTCGCTGGATTGCTGGTGATCTTCACATCAGGCACAATTCACCTCTATGCATTCTACATCAAAGATCTTTCGACGGCGTTCACCTCCGGCTTCCTGATTTTTTCGTGGTGGGATGTTCTGAAGCTGTTTGCGGCTTCGACGATCTACTTTGAGGTGGCGAAGAGGTGGAGGAAGTTGGGTTAA